A single window of Deltaproteobacteria bacterium DNA harbors:
- the phoU gene encoding phosphate signaling complex protein PhoU, with protein sequence MLEGSLKMVKEMLVQSAALVEKMIEKSIDGLTNKDVSLLSEVIEQDEPKENALELEIDEACIHWVACYQPHARHLRTIMMILRMNNDLERIADEAVNICESALIVVEAPEVKPLVDIPTMAEKAMGMLRDSLRSLLEENADLGRKVCKQDDQVDELRDQVIRELVPIMKSRPEAVEASIHLIRIARSLERIGDLSTNICEDVVYMVEGATIKHHQWRDCR encoded by the coding sequence ATGCTTGAAGGTAGCCTCAAAATGGTAAAAGAAATGCTCGTGCAAAGCGCTGCTTTGGTTGAAAAAATGATTGAAAAGAGCATAGATGGACTTACAAACAAGGATGTAAGCCTCTTGTCAGAAGTCATTGAACAAGATGAGCCAAAAGAAAACGCCCTGGAGCTTGAAATAGATGAGGCGTGCATTCATTGGGTTGCCTGCTACCAGCCACATGCAAGGCACTTAAGAACCATTATGATGATTCTGAGGATGAATAACGACCTGGAGAGAATCGCGGACGAAGCCGTGAACATCTGTGAAAGTGCCCTCATCGTGGTTGAAGCGCCTGAGGTCAAACCCCTGGTGGACATTCCGACGATGGCTGAAAAGGCCATGGGGATGCTAAGAGACAGCCTTCGGTCTTTACTGGAAGAAAACGCCGATCTGGGCCGCAAGGTCTGCAAACAGGACGACCAGGTGGATGAACTCAGAGATCAGGTGATAAGGGAGCTTGTGCCCATCATGAAGTCAAGGCCCGAAGCGGTAGAGGCCTCTATCCATCTGATCAGGATCGCCAGAAGCCTGGAACGTATCGGCGATCTCTCAACCAATATTTGCGAGGATGTGGTGTACATGGTTGAGGGCGCAACAATCAAACATCATCAGTGGAGAGACTGTAGGTGA
- a CDS encoding phosphate ABC transporter ATP-binding protein — translation MESTVLKTVRLSAYYGDNCVIKTVDLAIPESRVTAVMGPSGCGKSTLIRCFNRMHELTPGARVEGRVLLREADLYQMNPIAVRTRIGMVFQRPNPFPMMTIRDNVIAGYKLNGIRLDRATRDGIVETSLKRAALWEEVKDHLGRKGTTLSGGQQQRLCIARALAVEPDILLFDEPTSALDPTATARIETLMTELKKTVSVILVTHNVAQAGRVSDLIAFLHAGELIEFGPRGQLLTTPKDRRTEAFLTGKLA, via the coding sequence ATGGAAAGTACAGTTCTAAAAACCGTTCGTCTGTCGGCCTATTATGGCGACAACTGTGTTATCAAGACCGTGGACCTGGCGATTCCAGAATCCAGGGTAACAGCCGTCATGGGGCCGTCCGGGTGCGGGAAATCCACCCTGATTCGATGTTTCAACCGGATGCACGAACTCACCCCCGGGGCCAGGGTGGAAGGGCGCGTCTTGCTCAGGGAAGCGGATCTGTACCAGATGAATCCCATCGCAGTGAGAACCAGGATCGGCATGGTCTTTCAACGACCCAATCCGTTCCCCATGATGACTATCCGTGATAATGTGATTGCCGGGTACAAACTCAATGGCATCCGGCTGGACCGGGCAACACGGGACGGGATCGTGGAAACGTCCCTAAAGAGGGCCGCCCTCTGGGAGGAGGTCAAAGATCATCTCGGAAGAAAAGGCACAACCCTTTCCGGTGGGCAACAACAAAGACTGTGCATCGCTCGGGCCCTGGCCGTGGAGCCCGACATTCTGCTGTTCGACGAACCCACGTCTGCCCTAGACCCAACGGCGACGGCCCGTATTGAGACACTCATGACGGAACTCAAAAAGACGGTCTCCGTCATCCTGGTGACACATAACGTGGCCCAGGCAGGGAGGGTTTCCGACTTAATTGCATTTCTCCACGCCGGAGAGCTCATAGAATTCGGCCCGAGGGGCCAGCTTTTGACCACGCCCAAGGACAGAAGAACCGAGGCGTTTCTAACGGGAAAGCTAGCTTAG